One region of Zingiber officinale cultivar Zhangliang chromosome 7B, Zo_v1.1, whole genome shotgun sequence genomic DNA includes:
- the LOC122004284 gene encoding uncharacterized protein LOC122004284, whose amino-acid sequence MGKTVLASLLAQPYLQETIKLKQKQDSVLARLTEHIKKGKALDLQINDNGILWVKGRLWVPDIDNLRQEVMCEAHKSKFSVHPGSTKMYMDLKKNFWWSGMKKDVREFVSRCLVTLIMAYHPQSDGQTKRTIQTLEDMLRACALEFNSNWSEHLPLIEFAYNNSYHNNIGMVPYEALYGRKCWSPLYWDEVGEKAITGPELI is encoded by the exons ATGGGCAAGACAGTTTTGGCATCACTCTTAGCACAACCTTACCTTCAAGAAACAATCAAGTTGAAGCAGAAGCAAGACTCGGTGTTGGCAAGACTTACAGAgcatatcaaaaagggaaaaGCACTTGATCTTCAAATAAATGATAACGGGATCCTATGGGTGAAAGGAAGGTTGTGGGTGCCTGACATTGATAATCTTCGACAAGAAGTAATGTGTGAGGCCCATAAATCAAAATTCTCGGTCCACCCTGGCAGTACAAAGATGTATATGGATTTGAAGAAGAACTTCTGGTGGAGCGGAATGAAGAAAGATGTCAGGGAATTTGTCTCTAGGTGCCTA GTCACTCTCATCATGGCTTATCATCCTCAGAGCGATGGCCAAACTAAGAGGACAATACAAACACTTGAAGACATGCTAAGAGCATGTGCTTTGGAGTTCAACAGTAATTGGAGTGAGCACCTGCCCTTAATCGAGTTTGCCTATAATAACAGTTATCATAACAACATTGGAATGGTCCCatacgaggctctatatgggcGCAAGTGTTGGTCACCACTATATTGGGATGAAGTAGGAGAGAAAGCTATCACTGGACCTGAGCTTATCTAA